In a single window of the Candoia aspera isolate rCanAsp1 chromosome 14, rCanAsp1.hap2, whole genome shotgun sequence genome:
- the MAFK gene encoding transcription factor MafK isoform X1, whose protein sequence is MRAGEGSCKGTNKGLGKALQVQVAISEQFCPGDCAQVMTTNPKPNKAFKVKEESGENAPVLSDDELVSMSVRELNQHLRGLTKEEVIRLKQRRRTLKNRGYAASCRIKRVTQKEELERQRADLQQEVEKLARENSSMKLELDALRSKYEALQTFARTVARGPITPTKVATTSVITIVKSAEISSGSVPFSAASECPRRESSLPC, encoded by the exons ATGAGGGCAGGAGAGGGCAGCTGTAAAGGAACGAACAAGGGCCTGGGGAAAGCTCTTCAAGTCCAAG TTGCAATTTCTGAGCAGTTCTGTCCAGGAGATTGTGCCCAGGTTATGACGACtaatccaaaaccaaacaaagcattTAAG GTCAAGGAGGAGTCGGGAGAAAACGCCCCGGTGCTGAGCGATGACGAACTCGTGTCGATGTCCGTGCGGGAGCTGAACCAGCACCTGCGAGGTCTCACGAAAGAGGAGGTGATTCGCTTGAAGCAACGGCGGCGCACACTCAAGAACCGGGGCTACGCGGCCAGCTGCCGGATCAAGCGGGTGACCCAGAAGGAGGAGCTGGAGCGGCAGCGGGCAGACCTCCAGCAAGAGGTGGAGAAGCTCGCCCGGGAAAACAGCAGCATGAAACTGGAGCTGGACGCCTTGCGCTCCAAGTACGAAGCCCTGCAGACCTTTGCGCGCACCGTGGCCCGGGGCCCCATCACCCCCACCAAAGTCGCCACCACCAGCGTCATCACCATCGTGAAGTCGGCCGAAATCTCCTCCGGCTCCGTGCCGTTTTCTGCGGCCTCCGAATGTCCCAGGAGAGAGAGCTCGCTGCCTTGTTAG
- the MAFK gene encoding transcription factor MafK isoform X2: protein MTTNPKPNKAFKVKEESGENAPVLSDDELVSMSVRELNQHLRGLTKEEVIRLKQRRRTLKNRGYAASCRIKRVTQKEELERQRADLQQEVEKLARENSSMKLELDALRSKYEALQTFARTVARGPITPTKVATTSVITIVKSAEISSGSVPFSAASECPRRESSLPC from the exons ATGACGACtaatccaaaaccaaacaaagcattTAAG GTCAAGGAGGAGTCGGGAGAAAACGCCCCGGTGCTGAGCGATGACGAACTCGTGTCGATGTCCGTGCGGGAGCTGAACCAGCACCTGCGAGGTCTCACGAAAGAGGAGGTGATTCGCTTGAAGCAACGGCGGCGCACACTCAAGAACCGGGGCTACGCGGCCAGCTGCCGGATCAAGCGGGTGACCCAGAAGGAGGAGCTGGAGCGGCAGCGGGCAGACCTCCAGCAAGAGGTGGAGAAGCTCGCCCGGGAAAACAGCAGCATGAAACTGGAGCTGGACGCCTTGCGCTCCAAGTACGAAGCCCTGCAGACCTTTGCGCGCACCGTGGCCCGGGGCCCCATCACCCCCACCAAAGTCGCCACCACCAGCGTCATCACCATCGTGAAGTCGGCCGAAATCTCCTCCGGCTCCGTGCCGTTTTCTGCGGCCTCCGAATGTCCCAGGAGAGAGAGCTCGCTGCCTTGTTAG